From Scatophagus argus isolate fScaArg1 chromosome 10, fScaArg1.pri, whole genome shotgun sequence, a single genomic window includes:
- the prr18 gene encoding proline-rich protein 18 isoform X1 produces the protein MTSPQFFSWLCLVPLLATPSCQPDHKAARLCVCVHQLNSCSVRTTGALQPLLTALSDNARRAPLVALRRASSSALWTLARFYTLNASSHKMPFPPINLHQRISSPGRELFGKKKANGVPPQPELTSKPGREKAGSDKEKQSISWTSANLRNLGRKAQQEKSKRPPQKEGAGQETQGKCSWLTVPKPQDSSEGVRRSSSMDSTRELHDKEEGKKEIQFTLSLTPEAILVIQKRNLEKQMMAKQQKCCASADFRHRRVFPSKKAHGASKGCAPVAKVESAEQDITAIVKISLLNDQYKYDDVEYEEEDGDVDETVVRKCKEWLKGVENAAALGKVDKLSALPHLKSC, from the coding sequence ATGACATCACCGCAGTTTTTTTCGTGGCTTTGTTTGGTTCCTCTCCTGGCCACGCCTTCCTGCCAGCCCGATCATAAAGCAGCCaggctgtgcgtgtgtgtgcaccagtTGAACTCCTGTTCAGTGCGGACAACAGGTGCACTTCAGCCTCTCCTCACCGCGTTGTCGGATAATGCCCGCAGAGCGCCGCTCGTCGCTTTGCGCAGGGCTTCCTCGTCTGCACTTTGGACACTTGCACGTTTTTATACCCTGAACGCTTCCAGCCACAAAATGCCTTTTCCACCCATCAACCTCCACCAGCGGATCTCCTCTCCCGGCAGGGAGCTATTCGGGAAAAAGAAAGCCAACGGAGTGCCTCCTCAGCCTGAGCTCACCAGCAAACCCGGCAGAGAGAAAGCTGGGTCCGATAAGGAGAAGCAGTCAATTTCTTGGACATCTGCGAATTTAAGGAATTTGGGACGAAAAGCCCAGCAGGAGAAGAGTAAAAGGCCACCTCAGAAGGAGGGTGCCGGTCAGGAGACCCAGGGAAAATGCTCCTGGCTGACGGTGCCCAAACCTCAGGACTCATCGGAAGGAGTCAGGCGCTCCAGCTCCATGGACTCCACCAGAGAGCTCCATGACAAAGAGGAAGGGAAGAAGGAGATTCAGTTTACCCTCAGCCTCACCCCTGAAGCCATTCTTGTCATCCAAAAACGAAATCTGGAAAAGCAGATGATGGCGAAGCAACAGAAGTGTTGCGCCTCCGCGGACTTTCGGCACAGGCGAGTTTTTCCATCCAAAAAGGCGCACGGAGCATCCAAAGGCTGCGCTCCGGTGGCCAAAGTAGAGAGCGCCGAGCAGGACATCACCGCCATTGTTAAAATATCTCTTCTGAATGATCAGTACAAGTACGACGATGTGGAGTatgaagaagaggatggagaCGTGGATGAGACCGTTGTGAGGAAATGTAAGGAATGGCTCAAAGGAGTCGAAAATGCCGCTGCTTTGGGAAAAGTCGACAAACTTTCTGCACTCCCGCACCTTAAAAGCTGCTGA
- the prr18 gene encoding proline-rich protein 18 isoform X2 produces MTSPQFFSWLCLVPLLATPSCQPDHKAARLCVCVHQLNSCSVRTTGALQPLLTALSDNARRAPLVALRRASSSALWTLARFYTLNASSHKMPFPPINLHQRISSPGRELFGKKKANGVPPQPELTSKPGREKAGSDKEKQSISWTSANLRNLGRKAQQEKSKRPPQKEGAGQETQGKCSWLTVPKPQDSSEGVRRSSSMDSTRELHDKEEGKKEIQFTLSLTPEAILVIQKRNLEKQMMAKQQKCCASADFRHRRVFPSKKAHGASKGCAPVAKVESAEQDITAIVKISLLNDQYKYDDVEYEEEDGDVDETVVRKY; encoded by the exons ATGACATCACCGCAGTTTTTTTCGTGGCTTTGTTTGGTTCCTCTCCTGGCCACGCCTTCCTGCCAGCCCGATCATAAAGCAGCCaggctgtgcgtgtgtgtgcaccagtTGAACTCCTGTTCAGTGCGGACAACAGGTGCACTTCAGCCTCTCCTCACCGCGTTGTCGGATAATGCCCGCAGAGCGCCGCTCGTCGCTTTGCGCAGGGCTTCCTCGTCTGCACTTTGGACACTTGCACGTTTTTATACCCTGAACGCTTCCAGCCACAAAATGCCTTTTCCACCCATCAACCTCCACCAGCGGATCTCCTCTCCCGGCAGGGAGCTATTCGGGAAAAAGAAAGCCAACGGAGTGCCTCCTCAGCCTGAGCTCACCAGCAAACCCGGCAGAGAGAAAGCTGGGTCCGATAAGGAGAAGCAGTCAATTTCTTGGACATCTGCGAATTTAAGGAATTTGGGACGAAAAGCCCAGCAGGAGAAGAGTAAAAGGCCACCTCAGAAGGAGGGTGCCGGTCAGGAGACCCAGGGAAAATGCTCCTGGCTGACGGTGCCCAAACCTCAGGACTCATCGGAAGGAGTCAGGCGCTCCAGCTCCATGGACTCCACCAGAGAGCTCCATGACAAAGAGGAAGGGAAGAAGGAGATTCAGTTTACCCTCAGCCTCACCCCTGAAGCCATTCTTGTCATCCAAAAACGAAATCTGGAAAAGCAGATGATGGCGAAGCAACAGAAGTGTTGCGCCTCCGCGGACTTTCGGCACAGGCGAGTTTTTCCATCCAAAAAGGCGCACGGAGCATCCAAAGGCTGCGCTCCGGTGGCCAAAGTAGAGAGCGCCGAGCAGGACATCACCGCCATTGTTAAAATATCTCTTCTGAATGATCAGTACAAGTACGACGATGTGGAGTatgaagaagaggatggagaCGTGGATGAGACCGTTGTGAGGAAAT aCTGA